The Thermodesulfobacteriota bacterium genome contains a region encoding:
- a CDS encoding CBS domain-containing protein, translating to MLKNLKVRDLIGKRERVYFVDAEDTTDVAALKLKNFKVRTIGVRRKGQIVGVVGQSDFSNMVVAMGRNPCELKVEDIMTTDLRTVGLDSSFYECLELMNTNNISHLIILDEDGKYYGMLSLKDLKERLVNELKYQLEITQEYAFGPHVKQIDINT from the coding sequence ATGTTAAAAAATCTAAAAGTCAGAGACTTGATAGGAAAAAGGGAAAGGGTCTACTTTGTGGATGCTGAAGACACCACTGATGTTGCAGCCCTTAAGCTAAAGAACTTTAAGGTAAGAACCATCGGTGTCAGAAGAAAGGGACAAATAGTTGGGGTTGTGGGCCAGAGTGACTTCTCGAACATGGTTGTTGCCATGGGCAGGAATCCGTGTGAATTAAAGGTAGAAGATATTATGACAACAGACCTGCGTACAGTAGGTCTCGACTCTTCATTCTATGAATGTCTGGAACTGATGAACACTAACAACATCTCTCACCTGATAATTCTCGATGAGGACGGAAAATATTACGGAATGCTATCCTTGAAAGATCTCAAGGAAAGGTTGGTTAATGAATTGAAATACCAGCTCGAAATAACCCAAGAATATGCCTTTGGGCCCCACGTTAAACAAATCGATATAAATACTTGA
- a CDS encoding DUF2103 domain-containing protein, with protein MRHRKLKIKRQHSMIKGLKKFLEENISTLEFVEGILPGEIKVSNATGEKLIVKYKYNTISGAKLIAKSGTSIQEIFVVTRFPDKLKDVLRDLGVK; from the coding sequence ATGAGACACAGAAAACTCAAAATCAAAAGACAACATAGTATGATAAAGGGACTAAAGAAATTTCTAGAAGAAAACATCTCGACCCTTGAATTTGTCGAGGGAATATTGCCAGGTGAGATAAAAGTTAGTAACGCCACCGGTGAGAAACTTATCGTAAAATACAAATATAACACCATTAGTGGTGCGAAGCTTATTGCAAAGAGCGGAACTTCGATTCAAGAAATCTTTGTTGTGACGAGATTCCCTGATAAGCTTAAAGATGTGCTTAGAGATTTAGGGGTTAAATAG